Proteins from a single region of Candidatus Syntrophosphaera sp.:
- a CDS encoding HAD hydrolase family protein, whose protein sequence is MSFKKIIKPQKPLVRWDKIKLLVFDCDGVLTDGRIIYDSAGNETKNFDAHDGMGFILLRQTDIKTAIITGRNSSILQRRCEDLKVDYLFQGVADKLTCLKQLLDKLKLDFSNVLYMGDDWNDLGAMFSAAVSVCPADALANFRELADHVTVSSGGHGAVRECIEYVFENKGIYDQALQAYLKQLV, encoded by the coding sequence ATGAGTTTTAAAAAGATCATCAAGCCCCAGAAACCGCTGGTTCGGTGGGACAAGATCAAGCTGCTGGTGTTCGATTGTGACGGGGTTCTGACCGACGGGCGCATCATCTACGACAGCGCCGGCAACGAGACCAAGAATTTCGACGCGCATGACGGCATGGGCTTCATCCTCCTGCGCCAGACCGACATCAAGACCGCGATCATCACCGGCAGGAATTCCTCCATCCTCCAACGCCGCTGCGAAGACCTGAAAGTGGATTACCTCTTCCAGGGTGTCGCCGATAAACTCACCTGCCTCAAGCAGTTGCTGGACAAATTGAAGCTGGATTTCAGCAATGTGCTTTATATGGGGGATGACTGGAACGACCTGGGCGCGATGTTCAGCGCGGCGGTTTCGGTCTGTCCTGCCGACGCTTTGGCAAATTTTCGCGAGTTGGCGGACCACGTGACGGTGAGCTCGGGCGGGCACGGCGCGGTGCGGGAATGCATCGAGTATGTGTTTGAAAACAAAGGTATTTATGACCAGGCCTTGCAGGCTTATCTCAA